The nucleotide window CCTGGTGGAGCTCACCCTGCACTCCGGCCGCAACCGCATCGTGCGCCGGATGCTCGACGCCGTCGGCCACCCCGTCGTGGACCTGGTGCGCCGCCAATTCGGGCCGCTGCAGCTGGGCACCCTCCGGGCCGGCGCCGTGCGCGACCTCACTAAAGTGGAACTCGGTCAGCTGCTCACGGTGTCCCGCGCCGAAGTTCAGAAGTAGAGCCCCCGCAGCATCCGTTTCACCCTGTTAACCGCGCAAGTTTGGAGCCGAACGTGGTCGAGTCTCGCCTGATCGGGCCGGTGCGTGTTGTCGGCGCCGGGCTCCTGGGAACCAGCATCGGTCTGGGCCTCACCGCCCGGGGGATCGACGTGATCCTTGCCGACGCGTCGCCGACCAACCTGTCGCTGGCCATCGACTACGGCGCCGGCCGCGCCGCGCGCACCGGCGACGCCCCGCAGCTGATCGTGGTGTGCGTGCCGCCGGATGTGACCGCCGAGATCGTCGCCCGCGAACTCGAGGCATTTCCCGACGCGATCGTGACTGATGTGGCCAGCGTCAAGCTGGCCCCGCTCACCGAGCTGCAGGCGCGCGGCGCCGACGTCTCCCGCTACATCGGCTCGCACCCGCTGGCCGGCCGGGAACGCGGCGGACCCCTCGCCGGCCGCGCCGACTTGTTCATCGGCCGGCCCTGGGTGGTGGCCGCGCACGATGCCATCAGCTACCAGCGCGCCACCGCGATCGACGACCTGATCCTCGACCTCGGCGCCACCCTGGTGGAGATGAGCCCCGCCGACCACGACAACGCCGTGGCCCTGGTCTCGCACGTGCCCCAGGTGATTTCCACCCTGATGGCCCGCCGCCTCACCGACGCGCCCGCCTCGGCGCTCAACCTCGCCGGCCAGGGTGTGCGCGACGTCACCCGCGTCGCCGCGAGCGACCCGGAGCTGTGGGTGCAGATCCTCGGCGCCAACCCCGCCCCTGTGCGGGAGATCCTGCTGGCGCTCCGCGACGACCTCGACCGCTTCATCGGCGCGCTCGACGACCCGTCCGCCCCCGGCGCCCGCCGTCAGGTGGCGGAGGAGATCGCCGGCGGCAACACCGGCGTGGCCCGGCTGCCCGGCAAGCACGGCCAGGACCGCCGTTACGCCAGCCTCACCGTGATGGTCGACGACACACCCGGCCAGCTCGCCCGCCTCTTCCAAGAGATCGGCGAAGTGGGCGTCAACCTCGAGGACCTCCGCCTCGAGCACTCCCCGGGAGCCCAGATCGGGCTCGCCGAGATCAGCATCCTCCCCGAGACGGTCAGCCGTCTCACCTCTGAGCTGGCCGCCCGCGGCTGGCGGATTGTCGGTTAGACGTTTGAGCAAGCACTCCTACCCCCTGTTCGTTGCCATCGACGGGCCTGCCGGCAGCGGCAAGTCCAGCGTGAGCCGGGCCGCGGCCCGCCGCCTCGGCTACGGCTACCTCGACACCGGCGCCGCCTACCGCGCCCTCGCCTGGCACGTGCTGGCGCAGAACATCGACTCGCAGGATGCCGACGCCGTGACCGGTGCCCTCGCCACCTTCGACTACACGATCGGCACCGACCCGGATGCCTACTTCGTGCGGGTGGGGGAGACCGACGTCACCGACGCCATCCGGGAGCCGCAGATCTCGGCCGTGGTGAGCGCCATCGCCCGGGTGCCGGCCGTGCGCACGCACCTCACCGAACTGTTCCGGAGCATTGCCAGGAACGTGCCGCAGCCCGGTGTGGTGGTGGAAGGCCGGGACATCACCACGGTCGTGGCACCCGAAGCTCAGGCGCGCATTCTACTCACAGCAACCGAAGAGGCTAGAATGGCTAGGCGCTCTGCGGAAATATCAACCCAATCGGCCCACACCGTGGCGGAACAGTTGCGATCGAGGGATCGCGCTGACTCCCAGGTAGTGGAATTCATGAGCGCCGCAGACGGTGTGACCACCGTCGACTCCACCCATCTCGACTTCGACCAGACCATTGACGCGGTTGTAGAGGTCATCAATACCGCGAGGAACTCGCATGACTAATCAATTCGACGACACGACGATCCCCGAGCTCGACCCGGAAATCGCGGCGCGCCTGACCGACCTTGACGACGATGACGCCCTGATCTCTCAGCGCGCCCTCGCGCTGCGCACCGGCCTGAACGAGTATGACCTCGATGACGAGGACTTCGACGTTCTCGACTCGATCAGCGACGACCCCGACGCCATCCAGTACCTGCCGGCGCTGCCGGTGATCGCGATCGTCGGCCGCCCCAACGTGGGCAAGTCCGCGCTCGTGAACCGCATCCTCGGCCGCCGCGAGGCCGTCGTGGAGGACACCCCCGGTGTGACCCGTGACCGGGTCACCTACAAGGGCGAGTGGCACGAACGCCGCTTCAGCCTCGTCGACACCGGCGGCTGGGAGCCCGACGCCAAGGGCATCGACCGTTCCGTGGCCATGCAGGCCGAGCTGGCCATCGAACTTTGCGACGTGGTCATGTTCGTCGTCGACGCCAACGTGGGCCCCACCAGCACCGACGAGGCCGTCGTCAAGCTGCTCCGCAAGAGCGGCAAGCCCGTCTTCCTCATCGCCAACAAGGTCGACGACATCCGCCAGGAGCCCGAAGCGGCCAGCCTGTGGGCGCTCGGCCTCGGCCAGCCCTGGCCGGTCTCCGCGCTGCACGGTCGCGGTGTGGCCGACCTGCTCGACGCGATCCTCGAAGAGCTCCCCGAGATCTCGGCCGTGGCCAAGCAGGAAGTGGGCGGCCCGCGCCGCGTCGCCATCCTGGGACGCCCGAACGTGGGCAAGTCCAGCCTGCTGAACAAGGTCGTCGGCGAAGAGCGCGTTGTTGTCAACGAGCTCGCCGGCACCACCCGCGACCCGGTCGACGAGCAGGTTGAGCTCGGCGGTCGCGTCTGGCGCTTCGTTGACACCGCCGGCATCCGCCGCCGCGTGCACCTGTCCCAGGGCGCCGACTTCTACGCCTCGCTGCGCACCAGCGCCGCTCTGGAAAAGGCCGAAGTGGCCGTGGTGCTCATCGATGTGACCGAGGTCATCAGCGAGCAGGACGTGCGCGTCATCGACCTGGTGCTCGAATCCGGCCGCGCCCTGGTGCTCGCGTTCAACAAGTGGGACCAGATCGACGACGACCGTCGCCGCTACCTCGAGCGTGAGATCGAGCAGGACCTGGCCCACGTGGCTTGGGCCCCGCGCGTGAACATCTCCGCCAAGACCGGCCGTCACATGGAGAAGCTGGTTCCGGCCCTCGAGCTCGCGCTCGAGTCGTGGGACACCCGCGTCGCCACCGGCAAGTTCAACGCGTTCCTCGCCGAGCTGGCCGCGGAGCACCCGCACCCGGTGCGCAGTGGCAAGCAGCCGCGCATCCTGTTCGGCACCCAGGCCTCCAGCCGCCCGCCGACCTTCGTGATCTTCACCACTGGGTTCCTCGACCCGGGCTACCGCCGGTTCATCCAGCGTCGTCTGCGCGAGGTCTACGGCTTCGCCGGCAGCCCGATCAACATCAGCATGCGCGTGCGCGAGAAGCGCAAGCGCTAAGCCGCACGGCTGGTTCACCGGCCGGTTCGACAGGGCCGTATGCCGACACTTCAGGTGTCGGCATACGGCTTTTTCGCGTCCCCAGACAGGATTAATGGCCGGTCGGGGCCGATTCGAGCGCAAGGTTCGCGCAAGGCCTGCGCAACGTCCGCCCAAGGGCAGCGCAACCGGACGGCCGGGATCCCAGTGCTGGCGCGGAACTGCCGCGGGAACTCCAAAGTAGAGGTTGAAGGTGTGCCCCGGAGGGCCGACACGGGCCGCCGAAAATGCCCTAAGTTCGTCGTGTTGGCAGATTCACCCGGATCAGCCGGCACCACAGATTTACACCCAGCAGCACCACCCCAGTCTCCGCTTCCTAGTGCGGAACTGGGCGCAGCAGATGCCCTTCCGACATTTCCGTGTCCATCGCATTCCAGAGAACCTGGCCCGAAACTTTCGACCGGTCAGTCCTCTGCGTCAGCACAACCGCAGGCCGTCACCCTAATGACGGCCTGCGGTTTTTGTCGTGCCCAAACGGATGCCTGTGCGGCCGCCAGCGGGCAGAGAAATGCCCGGGCCGGTAGTAGGGCACCGGCCCGGGCAAAGCTCCCTGTTCGCGGCTTAGCGCGTGGTGGTGGGGCCGTACGACGAGTCGTCGTCGCCTGACTTGGTCGCGGGCGCATCCGTGGCCGGGGTCTCGGCGGGTGCCGCGGCCGGGGTGGCCTCGGTGGCGTCAGCGACGACGGTGGGGGAGACGGTGGTCGCGGCGGCGGTCTGTGCGGCCTCGGCCTCAACGGCGGCCTTCTCGTCGGCGTCGAAGTCGGTGTCGTCGAAGTCGAAGTCCGGCTCGTCGTCGACGGTGGTCACGGATGCCACGGCCTCGGCGTTGCGGGCCAGTGACCAGGACACGGCGTGCGCGGCGAGGGTGATGAGCACGCCGATCACGCCGGCGCCGATCAGGGTGGCGCCCAGGTTGCTGCCGGACTGCGCACCGAAGTAGGAGACGTAGTCGGAGGACTGCGAGGTGTAGAAGTCGGCCTGGCTGGCGTTGGAGGAGGTCAGGATCAGGTATCCGGCGCCGGTCACGACCACGTCGACCAGCCACAACAGTGCCAGGGCGAGGTTGAACTTGGACAGGGGGCCTGACTTTTTCTGGGACATAACTTCCTTCGTTGTGGGTGCGGCCGATGACGACCTCGCGTCACGCTACGCACCATTCCTATGGACAACCTATGCATAAGCAGGGAATCGCAATTGCCCCACCTGTGCGCCCCTCCAATTTCGCTGGGCACCGCTGGTCGAGCTTGTCGAGACCCCGCACACCGTAGTCGAGATCTCGCCCCGTCGTTGGTCGAGCTTGTCGAGACCCCGCAACCTTTCGACACCCAACGCACCCCCACGCTGGTCGAGCTTGTCGAGACCCGGTGACCCACATGCACTCGAAACTACGTCTCTCCAGCCCCTTGTCAACCACCCAACCCCAGATACACCCCCCAAAGTGAACGCAACCCCTCTCCTGAGGCGGTAAGCTAGTCCAGTTGTCTCCGGTAGATGCCTTCGGGAATCCACTGGGAAACGGCGGGCTGTAGCGCAGCTTGGTAGCGCACCTGACTGGGGGTCAGGGGGTCGCAGGTTCAAATCCTGTCAGCCCGACCAAATGTCCCGGAAACTCAAGGGTTTCCGGGACTTTTTTGGTTAAGAGATTTGATGTTCCCATCACTACCCCATCACTTTCAGCCCAATT belongs to Cryobacterium sp. SO2 and includes:
- a CDS encoding prephenate dehydrogenase; this translates as MVESRLIGPVRVVGAGLLGTSIGLGLTARGIDVILADASPTNLSLAIDYGAGRAARTGDAPQLIVVCVPPDVTAEIVARELEAFPDAIVTDVASVKLAPLTELQARGADVSRYIGSHPLAGRERGGPLAGRADLFIGRPWVVAAHDAISYQRATAIDDLILDLGATLVEMSPADHDNAVALVSHVPQVISTLMARRLTDAPASALNLAGQGVRDVTRVAASDPELWVQILGANPAPVREILLALRDDLDRFIGALDDPSAPGARRQVAEEIAGGNTGVARLPGKHGQDRRYASLTVMVDDTPGQLARLFQEIGEVGVNLEDLRLEHSPGAQIGLAEISILPETVSRLTSELAARGWRIVG
- the cmk gene encoding (d)CMP kinase codes for the protein MSKHSYPLFVAIDGPAGSGKSSVSRAAARRLGYGYLDTGAAYRALAWHVLAQNIDSQDADAVTGALATFDYTIGTDPDAYFVRVGETDVTDAIREPQISAVVSAIARVPAVRTHLTELFRSIARNVPQPGVVVEGRDITTVVAPEAQARILLTATEEARMARRSAEISTQSAHTVAEQLRSRDRADSQVVEFMSAADGVTTVDSTHLDFDQTIDAVVEVINTARNSHD
- the der gene encoding ribosome biogenesis GTPase Der; protein product: MTNQFDDTTIPELDPEIAARLTDLDDDDALISQRALALRTGLNEYDLDDEDFDVLDSISDDPDAIQYLPALPVIAIVGRPNVGKSALVNRILGRREAVVEDTPGVTRDRVTYKGEWHERRFSLVDTGGWEPDAKGIDRSVAMQAELAIELCDVVMFVVDANVGPTSTDEAVVKLLRKSGKPVFLIANKVDDIRQEPEAASLWALGLGQPWPVSALHGRGVADLLDAILEELPEISAVAKQEVGGPRRVAILGRPNVGKSSLLNKVVGEERVVVNELAGTTRDPVDEQVELGGRVWRFVDTAGIRRRVHLSQGADFYASLRTSAALEKAEVAVVLIDVTEVISEQDVRVIDLVLESGRALVLAFNKWDQIDDDRRRYLEREIEQDLAHVAWAPRVNISAKTGRHMEKLVPALELALESWDTRVATGKFNAFLAELAAEHPHPVRSGKQPRILFGTQASSRPPTFVIFTTGFLDPGYRRFIQRRLREVYGFAGSPINISMRVREKRKR